A region of Anolis carolinensis isolate JA03-04 unplaced genomic scaffold, rAnoCar3.1.pri scaffold_7, whole genome shotgun sequence DNA encodes the following proteins:
- the med26 gene encoding mediator of RNA polymerase II transcription subunit 26: protein MTAAPGPSSPQQIRDRLLQAIDPNSNIRNMVAVLEVISSLERYPITKEALEETRLGRLINDVRKKTENEELAKRAKKLLRNWQKLIEPVAQNEAALRGLPNPPGSANGGAHNCRVETPPGAGPKPVPDAKSRNDVQKPHSPKPGTRKRKGGGEPRDGLQGPPSSSSSSSSSLPKATKGSHEAVQNSSPPPTNGIGGSPESFPSPPEEAEGVRAEESGEKPSGKIPINAVRPHTSSPAGLFKPSGLPAMLKTAVLYEKAEDAVATGGQPRSPRCPSFSPRSLRLETFARQHAAFSSSLAVVAAEGPTSSRSPPAPEAAPEAQLFLPGAAASPGGPLPEPFSPGVLRGDSSDGFEGKKKKKSRPKDYAASLDGPGSEGGGGVKPVRLKKERRLTFDPMTGEIKPLAQRDSLLPAASVSVSADLPAFAEQPPLPPVLSPPSPSSSSSQRTVPEAKGLPLHSPFEQTNWKELSRNEIIQSYLTRQSSLLSSSGAQTPGAHYFMSEYLRQEESTRREARKTHVLAPHGKGPSDLPGVTRELTPGDLERIGGRRWPGVNGCYDTQGNWYDWTQCISLDPHGDDGRLNILPYVCLD, encoded by the coding sequence GAGACGCGGCTGGGGAGGCTCATCAATGACGTCAGGAAGAAAACGGAGAACGAGGAGCTCGCCAAGCGTGCCAAGAAGCTCCTGCGCAACTGGCAGAAGCTGATCGAGCCGGTCGCCCAGAACGAGGCCGCTCTGAGGGGGCTGCCGAACCCCCCCGGGTCGGCCAATGGCGGGGCCCACAACTGCCGCGTGGAGACGCCCCCCGGGGCCGGACCCAAGCCCGTCCCGGACGCGAAGAGCCGGAACGACGTCCAGAAGCCGCACTCCCCGAAGCCGGGGACCCGGAAGCGGAAAGGGGGGGGCGAGCCCCGGGACGGCCTCCAgggccccccctcctcctcctcctcctcctcctcctcgctgccGAAGGCCACCAAAGGCAGCCACGAGGCGGTGCAGaactcctccccgccccccacgAACGGGATCGGGGGCAGCCCGGAGAGCTTCCCCAGTCCTCCGGAGGAGGCGGAGGGGGTCCGGGCCGAGGAGAGCGGCGAGAAGCCCAGCGGGAAGATCCCCATCAACGCGGTCCGGCCGCACACCAGCTCCCCGGCGGGACTCTTCAAGCCTTCCGGGCTGCCCGCGATGCTCAAGACGGCGGTGCTGTACGAGAAAGCGGAGGACGCTGTGGCCACGGGCGGCCAGCCCCGGAGCCCCCGGTGCCCCTCCTTCAGCCCCCGCAGCCTCCGCTTGGAAACGTTTGCGCGGCAGCACGCCGCCTTCTCCTCTTCGCTGGCCGTGGTGGCGGCCGAGGGCCCCACGTCGTCCCGCTCGCCGCCCGCGCCAGAGGCCGCCCCCGAAGCCCAGCTCTTCCTGCCGGGGGCGGCGGCCTCTCCCGGCGGGCCCCTCCCAGAACCCTTCTCGCCGGGGGTCCTGCGGGGGGACAGTAGTGACGGATTcgaggggaagaagaagaagaagtcccgGCCCAAGGACTACGCGGCCAGCCTGGACGGGCCGGGGTCGGAGGGGGGCGGGGGGGTGAAGCCCGTGCGGTTAAAAAAGGAGCGGCGGCTGACGTTCGACCCCATGACGGGCGAGATCAAGCCCTTGGCCCAGCGGGACTCTCTGCTGCCGGCGGCATCGGTATCGGTATCAGCGGACCTTCCTGCTTTTGCTGAGCAGCCGCCCTTGCCGCCTGTATTGTCGCCGCCATCGCCGTCATCGTCGTCGTCGCAGCGGACAGTCCCGGAGGCCAAGGGTCTCCCGCTGCACAGCCCTTTCGAACAGACCAACTGGAAGGAGCTGTCGCGCAACGAGATCATCCAGTCCTACCTGACGCGCCAGAGCAGCCTGCTCTCGTCCTCCGGGGCGCAGACGCCGGGCGCCCACTACTTCATGTCCGAGTACCTGCGGCAGGAGGAGAGCACCCGGCGGGAGGCCCGCAAGACCCACGTCCTGGCCCCGCACGGCAAGGGCCCCTCGGACTTGCCCGGCGTCACGCGGGAGCTCACGCCCGGCGACCTGGAGCGCATCGGCGGGCGGCGCTGGCCCGGCGTCAACGGCTGCTACGACACACAGGGTAACTGGTATGATTGGACGCAGTGCATATCGCTGGACCCGCACGGCGACGACGGGCGCCTCAACATCCTGCCTTACGTCTGCCTAGACTGA